CTTATGGCATTTGGAAGTCCTGATTTTAATACATTATAAGTGTCTACTAATAGAAGACAGTCTTCTGGATAGGCAGTGGCCCAAGCTTTAAAGGCCTCATATTCACTATCAAAAAGTTGAACCCAGGAATGAGCCATAGTTCCTACAGCCGGGATTCCAAACATTTCTTCAGATATGGTACAGGCAGTAGCGCTGCAGCCGCCAATTACAGCAGCACGAGAACCATATATAGCACCGTCATAACCTTGAGCACGTCTTGAACCAAATTCCATTACAGGTCTTCCAGCAGCAGCTCTGCATATTCTATTGGATTTTGTAGCTATAAGTGTCTGATGATTAATAGTTAAAAGTATCATGGTTTCTACAAATTGAGCCTGTATTGCAGGTCCCCTTACGGTAACTAATGGTTCATTTGGGAAAACTGGATTACCTTCCGGTATAGCCCAAACATCACAACTAAATTTAAAGTTTCTCAAATAGTCTAAAAATTCATCAGAAAAACTCTTTTTAGATTTTAAGTATTCTATATCATTATCAGTAAATTTAAGACTGGATAGGTATTCAATAAGCTGCATAACCCCAGCCATAATACAATATCCGCCTTCATCTGGTATTCTTCTAAAAAACATATCAAAATATGCAATTTTATCCCCTACACCATTTTTAAGATATCCATTACCCATGGTAAGTTCGTAAAAATCTACAAGCATAGTAAGATTTCTCTCATTACGCACATCAAAATTTTTAGTAAGCTCCATAAAAAACTACTCCTATCTTTTTAAATAAATGTAAAAATGTATATAATGTATAATAAATGTAATTATACTTATTGTAATACCTAATGATTTTTTATACAATACTTTACCTTTTTATTTAAGGAATTAGTAATGGACAGCATTATCTTTTATAATTTAAAATGAATAAAAGCCTGTACATTGGAAATTCACATGAAAATCTTGCAGAATGAAGTACAGTATTATGATGATATAGCATTAGTTTGGGGGAATATTTTAAATGAATTATTCTTTAGATAAAAATCAGACAGAAGCAGTAAATACCAAAGATAGAAATGTATTGATTGTAGCTGCGCCGGGTTCTGGGAAAACTACAGTTATAATAAATAGAACAGCACATTTAATAAGAAAAAAATCGGTTAAGCCTGAAAATATTATAATTATAACTTTTACAAAGGCAGCAGCATTAAATATGAAGGAAAGATATAAAAGACTCTTTAATAATATTCAGGAACCTTTCTTTGGTACTTTTCATGGGCTTTTTTATAAAATTTTGAAGAGACACTATAGTTCAATAAATATTATACAAGCCTATGAAAGTTACAGAGTAGTAAAAAAAGTACTTGAACAATATATAGATGAAGTAAGCGAGGATAAGCTTAGAGAAATAATAAATGATATATCTAGATATAAAAACTCTATGTATTCCATTGAAGAATTTATACCATCTATTGAAAAATCCATTTTTAAAGAATGTTATGATGCCTATGAAATCTATAAGTTTGAAAAAAATGTTATGGATTTTGATGATTTACAGCTTAAGTGTCTTCAGTTATTCAAGGATAATTCAAGAATTTTAGAGGGTTATAGAAGTTTGTTTAAATATATGCTGGTGGATGAATTTCAAGATTGCGATTCTCTTCAGATTGAAATGCTGAAACTTTTAAATAAAGGTAATAATTTATACGCAGTAGGGGATGAGGATCAATGTATATATGGGTTTAGAGGTTCAAGACCTGACTGTATGGTGAATTTTCACAAAATTTTTAGTGATGGAAAAAAGATATATTTGAATATAAATTATAGAAGTGTGTGTAATATAGTGGATATATCCAAAAATCTTATAAAAAACAATAGGTTGCGAAATGAAAAAAATATACAATCCCATAAAAGCGAAAAGGGAAATATAAATATATTAAACAATATGAATGAAAGTTATCAGGCAGAAGAAATATCTGATATTATTTTAAAGATGAAAAATATAAATGAATTGGAGTTTAAGGAGTTTGCCGTCTTATACAGAACCAATGTGGAAAGCAGGAGTTTAATAGATAGTTTTATAAGAAAGAGTATACCTTTCAGGCTTTTAGATAGAGAATATAATTTTTTTCAACACTTTATATGTAAAGATATATTATCCTATTTAAAATTAAGTATTGATAAAACTGACAAAGAGGCTTTTTTGAGAATTATAAATAAACCCTTTAGATACATAGGAAAGTCAAATTTGGAAATAGTCAGAAAACATAAATATAGAGAAGATTCCTTTGAATTGCTTAAATCCATAGAAGATATACCTATTTATCAGATGAAAACTATAGATAAATTAAAGAGAGACATACAAAAGCTCAATAAGATGTCTCTGGCAGGAGCTATACAATGCATAGTAAATGAAATTGGCTATAGAGACTATATTGTAGAATACGCTAAAAAATACAAGCTTGGTATTCAGGACATGGAAGAGATAATAGAAGAATTTAAAAAGGCAGCAGAGGAGTATAATGCTATAATTAGATTCTTAGCTCATGTAGATGAAGTATCTGAGGAGTTAAAGAAAAATAAAAAAGATATTTCAAAGGATGCTGTTATACTTAGCACTATCCACGGTGTAAAGGGAATGGAATTTAAAAATGTATTTGTCATAAACTGTTGTGAGGAAAATATACCTCATAAAAATAGTCTGCCAGATAATATAGAGGAAGAGAGAAGACTTTTCTATGTAGGGATAACCAGGGCCATTGATAATCTCTGGATAGGGTTTACAAAAGATATAAGAGGGAAAGCTAAAAAGCCTTCCAGGTTTATAGAAGAGTGTAAGCTAAATATTAATGGAGATTGCAGAGGGGCATATAAAGTTGGAGATACTGTAAAGCATATGTCCTTTGGAGTAGGCAAAATTGTAGCTTTAGACAGTGAAATTATAGAAATTGAATTTTCTAAAGGCATTAAGAGAAAATTTGATGCTGTAATAATTGGAAATAATAGGCTTATAAGTAGGATTAAATAATAAAAAATTATCATAAAAAGCTTACTAATTTTAATAAAATGTGATATAATCCTCTTTAATTTAACAATTTAATAAAAAATAGAGGAGATGATATTGTGGCAAAAGTAGGAGATGCTTTATCAGAGGAAACAAGATCTGATATAATTGAAAAATTTAGTCAAGGAAAATTAGTTAGTGAAATTATGAAGGAAATCAATTTAAGCAGAAGTGAAATTAAAGATGTTATAGAAGATTATCTCAATGCTAAAATGCTTTCAGAGGACAAAAGAATATAGTAAAAAAATAAGATATATGTTTGAAAGCATGTATCTTATTTTTACTTATAAATCTAAAAATCATTGTCTAGATGTTATTTACGTGGTATATTTCAGATATTAAAAGTGTAGGAGTTGATGATTGGTGACAGATATAATAATAAATACGCTTATGAGTATAAATCCTCTATATTTAATAGTGGGAGTAATAGCCATAGTTGTTATTTTGAAAGTGGTGGGAAAGATATTAAAAATAGTACTTATAGTGGGAATTATAGCATTTATATTATATGAAGCAGGTCTATTATCCAGTATTCTTGATTTTATAAGAAATATAAATGTTTGATTTTACATAAAGTTATATTTAGTTGATAAACTTATTAGCTGGATATAGCTTTTGTTGTATTATAAATAAATATTTTTAATATTGTTGGTTAACCTATTGATATAATAATCAATTATATATCTTTCTTACATCGATTTAAATTTTTTAAATTGCTTTTTAATTGGAGGTAGTAGGATATGAATAAAGATTTCAGAAATATGATAATTATTTTTATAGGTTTTTTCTTTTTGGCTTTATTTTCTAATACAGTATCACCTTTTATAACTACTATAAAAAATATGTATAATGTATCAGAACAGATTATTGCAATATTGCCGCCATTAATCTTAGGAGCATCATTTATGATGAGTATAGCTGGAGGAAAAATAATAAATGTTTTAGGAGTTAAAAAGGGATTATATTTGGGATTTTTTTTTATGATTGCATCAAGTATAATACTTTTAATTTCAAAAAATTTTTATGTATTGTTGATAGGATATTTTGTATCAGGATTATCTATAGGTATGTGTACTCTGTCTTTAACTACCACGCTTTCACTGCTTCCTGAAAAATATCAAAAATTCAGTTTATCAAATGCCTTTGTGGGATTGGGCGGAATTTTAATCTTGCCTATAGACAGATTTATACTTAGTAAGGGGATACTTTTTAACTATACTTATATAATACATATAGTATCAGCATTTATATTTTTTATTTTAATAACTCAGGTTAAAGGAATAGTGGTATCTAAGAGTAAAGATGATATTACAAAAGATACCTTTACGGTATTAAAAAATCCATTATTTTTATTACTTGCTATTGCTATGTTTTTTTATGCTGGATCGGAGTTATCAACAACGAATTGGACAGGAACATTTTTAGAGAATTTTTATGGTATTAGTAGAGAAGAAGTACCCAATATTCTCTTAAGTTTTTGGATATTATTTACTGTAGGAAGGGCTTTAGGAGATAAATTTTTAGACAAAGTTGGCAGATTAAGATTACTTGCAATAGCTCCTCTTGTAGATATAGCAGGAATAATTGTTATCTTAATTGGAAGAAATAGAATTCAAGCTTATGTAGGGTATGCTGTTATTGGAATATCTATGGCTTTAATATATCCTGCACTACAGGGATATATTATACAAAATGTCGATAAAAAGTATGCTCCCATAGCTTCATCTATTATAACTATATTTAATAATATGGGAGCTATGATTTTAAGTTATTTAATAGGATTTGCTGCTGGTATAAGAATTACTTATGTTTTCTTTGTTCAAATACTATTTTATGTATATATATCTATAATTTCCTTTAGGTATTTACTTTTTAAGACTAAAAAAGCTGCAAAAAGATAGCATTAATTTTTTAAAGCAAAAAAACTATTTGATTAGATAATATATATGAAAGAGCTTTTCTCTTTATTTTAATTAAGAGAGAAGTTCTTTTTTATATATGTATAATATTATTTTATTTTTATCATATAATTTTCAATGGAATGATATTTTTTTATTTAATGGAATTTAGAAAAAATTTATAAATAATATGGTATATTTAACATAAATATAATTGAAAAATTAAAAAATATGTATTATTATGTAAATATACGCAGCATAGTTATATGCAGCTAGTACATTATTTAAACTAATTAAAAAATTTAAGGGGATTTCTTATGAGACAGAGAAAAAAGAACATAATTAAGCGTTCAATAATTTTGATGGTAGGAGCAGGAATATTATTTAGTGCTTCTTATTTTATTGGAATGACAAATAAAAAGAGCATAGCTTCCAATAAACCCTATAAGGCAGCTGAAGTTAAACATACTCAAAAACCTAAAAAGGAAAGTATACCTAAATTACCAAAGACCCCAGGAAAAGATGAACTTAGAGATTTGATAAATGTAAATGATGGACAAAAGGTAGCCTATTTAACTTTTGATGATGGTCCATCTCCTAATAATACACCTGTAATTCTAGATATATTGAAGAAAGAAAATATTAAAGCTACTTTTTTTATAATAGGTAAAAATGCAGAAAGAAATCCTGAACTTCTAGTAAGAGAAAAAGATGAAGGGCATACCATTGGTATGCATAGCTATACTCATGAACCTGCAATAATATATAAAAATCCAGAGGCTTATTTACAGGATTTAAGTCAATGTTCAGAGGCCATAAATAAAGCTGTAGGAGAAGATGGATATGATAAATGGTTAATTAGGTTTCCGGAAGGTTCCTTTGCAGTTAAAAATAAGCCAGGCTTTAGAGAAGCTATAGCATCTGCTGGATATCATTATGTGGATTGGAATGCCTTAGATGGAGATGCAGAACATTTTAGAATGGAAACCCCTGAATATCTAATGAACAGATTTGTAAGTACTGTTGGAAATCAACATCATGTAGTAATATTAATGCACGATGCTGCAACTAAAAAATCTACTGCAGATACTTTGCCGCAGTTTATAAAGTATTTAAAAGACAATGGATTTATATTTAAAACAATACCTAAGTATCAATCATGATATTCCATACAATATATGTTGATAAATGTTACTATGTGGAGATAAGTTAGATTTTCAATAGTAACATTTATTATTTAGTTTTATATGATGACTACCAAGCATAATACTCCCTGACACTCTGTGAAAGTGGGAAATAGGGACTGCTGTATCCATAGATAGCGATTACTTTGTTTTGGATAGAAAAAGAATAGAATAAAAATGTAAACCTTGACATAAATTTGCTGTATGATATACTTTACAATAGTGTATAAATGTAGGGAGTGGATGATATGATTGCATTTACAAAAATGTGGGAAGACGTATTTAAATTAGTAAAGCAGGGTAAGGTTAAAGATCTAAATATAATTAAAAGTTTTAAAAGTGGTTTTATAATTCTAGAAAATGAGAATACTGAATTTATAACTAAACAGGATTTTCTAGATATCTGGTGTGAACTTCTCTATTATAATGAGCTGTCAAAAAAACATATATTTAGGGATGAGAGTCCAAAGGCTAAATATGTGTATAAGCTTATTAGTAAACTTCCTTATGTAATTGATGAAAAGGAAAAAATTAAGCTAAAAGAGTAGTTTTATTGAATATTTTGTAATAGTATTATATAATTTTTATTAGGCTCATATTCAGAATGGAATATGAGCCTTTAAATTACAGTGCTAAGAGGTATAAATATGCTTTATACAGATATTAAATCAGAAGATGTTTTATTTTCTTTGGATATTGGAACACGTACTGTTATTGGTACAGTTGGAATTGTTAAAGATAAAAAGTTTCATATTATAGCTGAGAAACTTACAGAGCATGAAGAAAGAGCTGTAGTTGACGGTCAGATACATGATATAAATTTAGCTGCTAATGCTGTAAATGAAGTAAAAACCCAATTGGAAGAGGATTTGGGCTTTGAACTAAAAAAAGTAGCTATAGCCGCAGCAGGAAGGTTTTTGAGAACTACTTTAGTTAATTCAGAAATAGAAATTGATGAAGACAGAGAAATAGATAAGGAACTTATAAGGAGTTTGGAATTGACTGCCGTAAAACTTGCTGAAGAAGAAATTGGTAAAAATACTGATGGAAAGCTGTATTGTGTAGGCTATAGTGTGAAAAATTATTATTTGAATGGATATTCTATATCCAATCTTCTTTCACATAAAGGTCAAAGGATTTCAGCAGAAATAATTGCCACTTTTTTGCCAAGATCAGTAGTTGAAAGTCTTTATGCTGTTACAAAGAGGATAGGGTTGTCTGTTTTGAATCTCACATTGGAGCCTATTGCTGCAATGGAGGCAGCAGTACCGAAAAAACTGAGGCTTTTAAATCTGGCTTTGGTAGATATAGGAGCAGGAACCTCAGATATTGCTATAAGCAGTAATGAAACCATCAGTGCTTATGGAATGGTATCTATGGCTGGGGATGAAGTAACTGAGGCTATAGCACAAACTTGCCTTGTAGATTTTAATACTGCAGAAAATATAAAAAAGAAAATTGTAGAAAAAAAAGAAGTAAAATATATAGATGTATTGGGATTTGAAAATGTCATCACCTATGATGAAGCAATTAAAATAATAAGACCTGTAGCAGATAAATTATCAGAGGAGATATCTAAAAAAATTATTGAACTTAATGGAGGCAAACCCACTAATGCGGTATTTTTAGTTGGTGGAGGGGCTCATACCCCACTTCTTAAAGAATTAATTGTAAAAAATCTTAATATATCTCCTCAGAGAATTGCAATAAAGGGGAGAGACAGTGTCATCGATTGTGTATGCAATAATAATGAACTGGGAAGTATAGGTGTCACTGTTTTGGGAATAGCATTAGTGGCCATGAGAAAGTTTGGTGGAGATTTTATTGATGTATTTTTAAATAATACAGTGGTAAGTCTTTTTAATTCAAAAAACAATACTGTTATGGATGCGGTTATTCAAGCAGGTATAAATCCCAAAATACTTATAGCTAAAAATGGACAAAATATAAGATTTACTTTAAATGGATCTAAACGTGTAGCCTTTGGAAGTATGGGTAAAAGTTCTGCAATAAAACTCAATGGAATAATTGCTAGTTTAGAATCAGAGATAAAGGAAAATGACAGAATAGAAGTAGTATTTGCACAAAATGGTAATAATGCAAAAGCTTATATAAAAGATTACATAAAAAAATTAGATTCTGTAGGGTTTTACTTGAATGATAAAGTTAAAAATCTGGAACCTTTATTTTTTGTCAATGATCAGGAAGTTGGCATAGATCATATAATAAGTGAAGGTGATGACATCAAGACAGTATTTCCAAGAACTGTTTTGGACTATAAGAAATTTGTGCTTAAGAATCTAGATTTAGAATTCTATATTACTTCTAAAGAACTTGGAGATGACTATATAATAAGTGAAGGAGACAACATATACTCAACACAAGTAAGTGAAGAAAAAAATGATAGTATACAGAGAGAAATAGCTCTTGAGTCTTCTGTGGTTCCGTCAGAAGATAATATTAATTTTAATAATGAGCCTATAGAAATATCTAAAGTTACAGAGGAAAGCATAGAGGTTTTTGCAAATGATAATAATATAATATTAAAGGGCAAATCTTCCTATGTATTTGTAGATATATTTAATTATGTTGAATTTGATTTGAGTAAGTCAAAAGGAGAATTGGTACTCTTATTAAATGGAAATAAAGCAGGCTTTTATGATAAACTAAACGATGGTGATAGAATAGAAATAAGATGGAAATAGAATTTCTGTGAGAAAAGAGGTAAAATATGAATTTTTTAAATGAAGCAAATAAAATAAAAGATCAACTTATAGCTTTAAGGAGAGATTTTCATTCTCATCCGGAACTGGATTATGAACTTTTCAGAACAAATGAAAAAATAAAGAATTTTCTTGAATCAGAAGGAATTGAATATAAAATTGTAGCTAAGACTGGTATATGTGCTATTATAAAGGGTGCTAAAGCTGGGAAGACTATAGGTATTCGTGGAGATATGGATGCACTTCCACTTCAGGATGAGAAAAAATGTGAATATGCCTCAAAGACAAAGGGAAAGATGCATGCTTGCGGCCACGATGTTCATACTACCATACTTATGGGAGTTGCAAAGTTGTTAAATAGTATGAAAAGTGAGCTTAATGGTAATATAAAACTTTTCTTTGAACCTGCAGAGGAAACCACTGGAGGAGCTAAAATAATGATCCATGAAGGAGTTCTTGAAAATCCAAAGGTAGATGCTGTTATTGGACTTCATGTAGAAGAGGCTATAAATGTTGGAGAAATAGGATTAAAAAAAGGTGTAGTTAATGCGGCATCAAATCCCTTTACTATAAAGATAAAAGGCAAAGGCGGTCATGGTGCTCGGCCAAATACTACTATAGATCCTGTGGTGATTTCCTGCAACGTGGTAAATGCTCTTCAGACCATAATAAGCAGAGAGCTTCCACCAACATCTCCGGGGGTTATAACTGTAGGATACATCCATGGTGGTACTGCACAAAATATTATTCCAGAAGAAGCTGAAATAGGTGGAATTATAAGAACTATGACAACTGAACACAGAGTTTATGTTAAAAAGAGATTAAAGGAAATAACTGAAGGAATAGTATCATCTATGAGAGGCAGTTGTGACATAGAAATAGAAGAAAGTTATCCCTGCTTATATAATGATGATGAAATACTAAAAGTTGTAAATAACAGCGCAGAAGAGGTTTTAGGAAAAGAAAAAGTAAATATCCTTGAAAATCCTAGTATGGGTGTTGAAAGCTTCGCATATTTTTCTTTGGAAAGGCCCTCGGCTTTTTACTATCTTGGATGCAGAAATGAAGAAAGGGGAATAGTAAATCCAGCTCATGGAAGTTTATTTGATGTAGATGAAGATTGTATTCCAATTGGTGTAGCTATTCAGTGTACTGCAGCAGTTAAAATGTTAAAGGAGCTATAATTGAAATTTTAAGTGAATTTATTTATTTTATAGGATAAATTTTTTTATAATTAAGTTAATGTAGTTTTATTAAAACACAGTAACTTGAGATTTAATTGGAATAGTATATTCTTAAATATAATTTGGGTATATCTATAAAATATACCTAAATTATAATTTTTAGTTGTGGAGGAAAATATGAAAATTGTTATAGGACCAAATGAAGCAGGGCAGAGAATAGATAAATTTGTAAGAAAGTGGCTCAAAGATGTACCCTTGAGTGCCATATTTAAGGCTTTTAGAAAAGGCGATATAAAGGTAAATGGTAAAAAGGCCAAAGAAAAGTATTCTCTGGTAGAGGGAGATTTAATAGAGACTTATTATATTAATTCCAAGCCTAAAAAGAAAGAGTTCATAAGAATAGATAATAACTTTAAAGTTACCTATGAAGACGAAAATATGCTTATTTTAGAAAAATGGCCTGGAGTTTTGGTGCATTCCAATAGTGAAGCAGGAGAACCTACTCTTACGGATTATGTATTATCCTATTTATATGACAAAGGTGACTATGAGCCTGAAAAAGAAGTTACATTTACACCAGCACCCTGCAATAGGCTGGATAGAAATACCTCTGGTATAGTACTGTTTGGAAAAAATTTTGAAGCCTTGAAGGCATTAAATGAAATGATAAGGGAGAGAAAAATAAAAAAGTATTATACGGCCTTAGTTAAAGGAAAACTTAAAGATGCTGTGTATGAAGGATATATATATAAAAATGAAGATTCAAATATTTCTACAGTATTCAATAGTGAAAAACCTAATACAAAAAAAATAGCCATGGAGGTAAAGACTATTCAAACCTGTGGAAGCTTTTCATTAATAGAAATAGAGCTTATTACAGGAAGAAGTCACCAGCTTAGAGCTCATTTAAGTCATCTCA
This genomic window from Clostridium pasteurianum DSM 525 = ATCC 6013 contains:
- a CDS encoding polysaccharide deacetylase family protein, with the protein product MRQRKKNIIKRSIILMVGAGILFSASYFIGMTNKKSIASNKPYKAAEVKHTQKPKKESIPKLPKTPGKDELRDLINVNDGQKVAYLTFDDGPSPNNTPVILDILKKENIKATFFIIGKNAERNPELLVREKDEGHTIGMHSYTHEPAIIYKNPEAYLQDLSQCSEAINKAVGEDGYDKWLIRFPEGSFAVKNKPGFREAIASAGYHYVDWNALDGDAEHFRMETPEYLMNRFVSTVGNQHHVVILMHDAATKKSTADTLPQFIKYLKDNGFIFKTIPKYQS
- a CDS encoding ATP-dependent helicase: MNYSLDKNQTEAVNTKDRNVLIVAAPGSGKTTVIINRTAHLIRKKSVKPENIIIITFTKAAALNMKERYKRLFNNIQEPFFGTFHGLFYKILKRHYSSINIIQAYESYRVVKKVLEQYIDEVSEDKLREIINDISRYKNSMYSIEEFIPSIEKSIFKECYDAYEIYKFEKNVMDFDDLQLKCLQLFKDNSRILEGYRSLFKYMLVDEFQDCDSLQIEMLKLLNKGNNLYAVGDEDQCIYGFRGSRPDCMVNFHKIFSDGKKIYLNINYRSVCNIVDISKNLIKNNRLRNEKNIQSHKSEKGNINILNNMNESYQAEEISDIILKMKNINELEFKEFAVLYRTNVESRSLIDSFIRKSIPFRLLDREYNFFQHFICKDILSYLKLSIDKTDKEAFLRIINKPFRYIGKSNLEIVRKHKYREDSFELLKSIEDIPIYQMKTIDKLKRDIQKLNKMSLAGAIQCIVNEIGYRDYIVEYAKKYKLGIQDMEEIIEEFKKAAEEYNAIIRFLAHVDEVSEELKKNKKDISKDAVILSTIHGVKGMEFKNVFVINCCEENIPHKNSLPDNIEEERRLFYVGITRAIDNLWIGFTKDIRGKAKKPSRFIEECKLNINGDCRGAYKVGDTVKHMSFGVGKIVALDSEIIEIEFSKGIKRKFDAVIIGNNRLISRIK
- a CDS encoding M20 metallopeptidase family protein is translated as MNFLNEANKIKDQLIALRRDFHSHPELDYELFRTNEKIKNFLESEGIEYKIVAKTGICAIIKGAKAGKTIGIRGDMDALPLQDEKKCEYASKTKGKMHACGHDVHTTILMGVAKLLNSMKSELNGNIKLFFEPAEETTGGAKIMIHEGVLENPKVDAVIGLHVEEAINVGEIGLKKGVVNAASNPFTIKIKGKGGHGARPNTTIDPVVISCNVVNALQTIISRELPPTSPGVITVGYIHGGTAQNIIPEEAEIGGIIRTMTTEHRVYVKKRLKEITEGIVSSMRGSCDIEIEESYPCLYNDDEILKVVNNSAEEVLGKEKVNILENPSMGVESFAYFSLERPSAFYYLGCRNEERGIVNPAHGSLFDVDEDCIPIGVAIQCTAAVKMLKEL
- a CDS encoding RluA family pseudouridine synthase, with the protein product MKIVIGPNEAGQRIDKFVRKWLKDVPLSAIFKAFRKGDIKVNGKKAKEKYSLVEGDLIETYYINSKPKKKEFIRIDNNFKVTYEDENMLILEKWPGVLVHSNSEAGEPTLTDYVLSYLYDKGDYEPEKEVTFTPAPCNRLDRNTSGIVLFGKNFEALKALNEMIRERKIKKYYTALVKGKLKDAVYEGYIYKNEDSNISTVFNSEKPNTKKIAMEVKTIQTCGSFSLIEIELITGRSHQLRAHLSHLNHPIVGDNKYGDKKLNSFFNNKYGLNYQFLYAYKLVFKNCPEKLNYMENKTIAESLPPILKKIKTDVFKF
- a CDS encoding MFS transporter, with amino-acid sequence MNKDFRNMIIIFIGFFFLALFSNTVSPFITTIKNMYNVSEQIIAILPPLILGASFMMSIAGGKIINVLGVKKGLYLGFFFMIASSIILLISKNFYVLLIGYFVSGLSIGMCTLSLTTTLSLLPEKYQKFSLSNAFVGLGGILILPIDRFILSKGILFNYTYIIHIVSAFIFFILITQVKGIVVSKSKDDITKDTFTVLKNPLFLLLAIAMFFYAGSELSTTNWTGTFLENFYGISREEVPNILLSFWILFTVGRALGDKFLDKVGRLRLLAIAPLVDIAGIIVILIGRNRIQAYVGYAVIGISMALIYPALQGYIIQNVDKKYAPIASSIITIFNNMGAMILSYLIGFAAGIRITYVFFVQILFYVYISIISFRYLLFKTKKAAKR
- a CDS encoding nicotinate phosphoribosyltransferase, translated to MELTKNFDVRNERNLTMLVDFYELTMGNGYLKNGVGDKIAYFDMFFRRIPDEGGYCIMAGVMQLIEYLSSLKFTDNDIEYLKSKKSFSDEFLDYLRNFKFSCDVWAIPEGNPVFPNEPLVTVRGPAIQAQFVETMILLTINHQTLIATKSNRICRAAAGRPVMEFGSRRAQGYDGAIYGSRAAVIGGCSATACTISEEMFGIPAVGTMAHSWVQLFDSEYEAFKAWATAYPEDCLLLVDTYNVLKSGLPNAIRVFNEFLKPQGIRPIGIRIDSGDITYLSKKCREILDAAGYEDAKITISNSLDEHIITDVLVQGACIDSFGVGERLITAKSEPVFGGVYKLSAIEENNIIKPKIKISENEEKITNPGFKKIYRIFDKTTDKAIADLITLNEEVIDENLTLEIFDPTYTWKKKKLKNYYVKDLMVQIFKNGKAIYESPSVSEIKEFAKTETDKLWPEVLRLENPHTYYVDLSKKLWDLKQSLLHSYSEIYEEQGE
- a CDS encoding cell division protein FtsA; its protein translation is MLYTDIKSEDVLFSLDIGTRTVIGTVGIVKDKKFHIIAEKLTEHEERAVVDGQIHDINLAANAVNEVKTQLEEDLGFELKKVAIAAAGRFLRTTLVNSEIEIDEDREIDKELIRSLELTAVKLAEEEIGKNTDGKLYCVGYSVKNYYLNGYSISNLLSHKGQRISAEIIATFLPRSVVESLYAVTKRIGLSVLNLTLEPIAAMEAAVPKKLRLLNLALVDIGAGTSDIAISSNETISAYGMVSMAGDEVTEAIAQTCLVDFNTAENIKKKIVEKKEVKYIDVLGFENVITYDEAIKIIRPVADKLSEEISKKIIELNGGKPTNAVFLVGGGAHTPLLKELIVKNLNISPQRIAIKGRDSVIDCVCNNNELGSIGVTVLGIALVAMRKFGGDFIDVFLNNTVVSLFNSKNNTVMDAVIQAGINPKILIAKNGQNIRFTLNGSKRVAFGSMGKSSAIKLNGIIASLESEIKENDRIEVVFAQNGNNAKAYIKDYIKKLDSVGFYLNDKVKNLEPLFFVNDQEVGIDHIISEGDDIKTVFPRTVLDYKKFVLKNLDLEFYITSKELGDDYIISEGDNIYSTQVSEEKNDSIQREIALESSVVPSEDNINFNNEPIEISKVTEESIEVFANDNNIILKGKSSYVFVDIFNYVEFDLSKSKGELVLLLNGNKAGFYDKLNDGDRIEIRWK